gtaagaggtccagcagcatttccggcccaaccacatggattgaagctctgaaaatttgtcaggatgatctacactcatagtggaacatttcatatgaagaagtcaaaggcatataatgaagtcttgttggagaaataattgaaggaataaaggggaagaaactgacatgaaaacagctcaacaccacatattcatgtttcccacccacatgaagaaagctagatgcttttctctttttccttggatatattttttctacaatctctttaatagatcatcatcacttccatgttgctgcaccttcatgctttgctttcattccatcatttctctttcttttccatattttacaaatcactttcatactccactttcattatttttcttccactcatcatttcactcttctttttcttccctatataaacaccttctcctctcattctaaaacacattccttcatccattccatcttctttgtctctccatttcctttccattttccaaccaattccttcatccattccatctccttgtctctccatttcctctccatatttcttttccattctctagttttcttgttcttcattttcaagccaagagaaagagaagccatgcaatacatcaatttcccaaccgccatccacccttgtgtcgtccctagaagattgcttgctttcaaggatcttcaagttcttcatctcaaggctttatcattcatctttcaaggtgtattatatcctttctcttgttttctttgtttgattttgtaaaactatgaattctagttaacaaataatgttaagggcaaagtttaaagcccgtttatatgttttgagataaagttgtgatttctatatgttgatttttatgttgcttatgtgggtttgtttaattaaatttgcatgatagaaaacttttgtattttaatcttatgtggttgcaaacacttagggttttgatataattggtgctaggtttaagaacatgaaatcgacttttcgttttgtgtaaacttgaatcaaagtagtaaaggttttgtgcaaagaccgaatttaattaaagaggattgcaattaggtggacttttccatactaagttgtacacttgagttgatagcctttctctatgtctaatgcgttgaacatgtcatgattgactagctttctagggcttgattgcatgtttgataggattaatctaggtgctttcgcttaggttaattagcattgaaaagtaaaatatgggaaatcatttgctttcgaatgtttcacatgatcaactcctctctcatgacatttaaaatcaactataggaattgtaattggatttcttgcatatggatgtggttttgatctttgttccttgcgatccacccttgtatatatgtttttacattttctttattttatttatcttaattttcaattttataattcttaaacccccctccctttttattttgttacttgtatatatttctattctttattttatttttgtaaataatactttattattttaattctttatttgtttatacaattgtatatatttatattctttattttatttttgtaaataatacttttctttatttgtttcacaattacaagtgtaccctcaatccccggatagaacgatccctacttacttatactactaacgacatttcagggttaaattgcgcgcttgctttgagcgcgtcattttccaagaacaacaagaaaaacAGACAAGATCGAACAAGATTGAAGACAACTAAACCATGaacaagaagagaaaaaataagAGAAGTAGAAAGAggagctgttttttttttttggttataaaatattctgaaaaatattaaaataatgtTCAAATTTAACATATTCACTGGAATTGAAATTTGTCAAAAATAACAATTGACACATCAgctttcaaatttgaatttgacacgAGTATTTTGAATactccattggagatgctcttagtccACAAGTCACACACATCATATTCTCTCATGACCCATACATCAATGCAGTCAGTGGCATCCAGCAGATAACCAGCTAGAGACAGGCATCCTCCAACAAAAACTCCGAGATGGCTATAATGTTTGCCAAGTCTTTCATTATGGAAATTGGGTAGCAACATTTTCCTGAACTTGTGCTCCTCCTCCTAAGCCAAATCAAAAGCCACGATTTCATTATGATAATCGAGCCAATGAAGTGTCTCTTTCAAAAGAGTCCCCTGACCATTAAATAACGCATCGACATCGACCTCAAGTGTGTTGACATGAGCTGTATCAATTAACTTTATTATAATTTATCTTGTGTATTGATTAGATTTATTTTGTGTATCAATTAGCATTAGTGCTATGGTTAACTTAGATTAGCATTGATTACATTCCTTTGTGTACATGGATGTAACACTATATAAACCTCCTTCAGAGATGAATAGACATATGACATTATTCCCATATACTTTctgacatggtatcagagcgggtctctctccaattgcgtctccaaaTGCCATAGGCCCaaatttgggttccttatattgccatcagaatattccgattggattgttaccaagtgtccaatgtgggccttAAATTGTTATGTTGACCAAGTATccaatatgagacttgtgtcccaatttccaatatgggaattggattgttaattaatttcacgtacAAACTTAGAGTTATGTTGCaggtgagggggcgtgttggaaaagaaatattccacattggaaaagtgataagtaaaatataacttataagtaggGTGGATCACACCTAATTGTATCGAGgccttttgtaattaaaactaaacacctaacaggtggttaagttgggacagtatcgacCATTGTATCGGTCACGGGCCGTGGTATTGAGAAGGGGGGATTGTACTACATGAAAATGACACATGCTGGTGACCTTCATGCAAGTGAAGTACACCATATTCAGAAGGATACTTCACCaggaaaggagagagaaaatatatGGTTGTGGCACCAGAGATTGGGACATCCATCATTTGGTTACATGAGGTGTTTGCTTCCTACCTTGTTCAAAACATGCAAGGAGTCTGATTTCCAATGTGAGACATGCATCCAAGGAAAGAGCCGTTGTGCTAGCTACTCCTTCTGGTATGCAGTATTTTCTGTTATTTGTAGATGATTGTACAAGAATGTGTTGGGTTCACTTGTTGAAGCATAAAAGTGAAGTTTGTTCTGTGTTTCAAATCTTCCATACTATGATCCAAACCCAGTTCCAGACTCCCATCAAAGTCTTCCGCACAGATAATGGTGGTGAATATGTGAACCATGCCCTCCATCATTACCTAAACAACCATGGCATTATCCATCATACCACATGTCCCcaaactcctcaacaaaatggtgtgaCAGAGCAAAAAAACCAACATATCCTCCAAGTTGCCCGCTCCACGTTAATCGGAGCCTACATGCCTGAGTGTTTATGGGGTGATGCCATCCTTAGCACCGTTTATCTCCTAAATCGCCCACCTACACAAGCTCTTAAAGAACCAAATGAGGATGCACACATACGTCCAAAAACACCACTTGAAGCTCTTGGCCAGTTCTTTACCTTACCACCACTCCATACCCTCCCACCCAAGATCTTTGGTTGTGTGGCTTATAGACACATTCCATGTAGTCAGAGAACCAAGTTGGATGCTTGTGCTGAAAGGTATGTTTTTGTGGGATATGGTTCTACCCAGAAAGGATATAAGTGCTACAATCCCTCTACTCGAAAGTTATATGTTACCATGGATGTGACATTCTATGAGCAACAACTTTTCTTTGCCCCGAAGActtctcttcagggggagagcaCATCTAGAGAAGTGCAGTCTTCATCAATATTGGAAGTACCAGAAATTGTTGTGGAAGAAAGAATTGTGGTACAAGAAAGAAATCAAATGGATTTAGAAGCACCAACAACAGGAATTGATGATCAAACTCAGTCAGTCTTGCCAAATTCAACTGAAGACCCCCCTACTCCTAAGTCCTACCACATCGGTCCCTATTTCTCATGAGGATGCTCCTGAGGTAAGTCTCAATCCTAAACTTGAGTCAGATATTGTTATAAATGATGAACATGTCCTTGATCATGAGTCTAATGTTATCATAGATAATGAGGCTAACCCTGAAACAGACCCCAACACTGAAACAAGTGTGCCCCCCAAATATCAATTGCCACATCGTACAACGAGAGGGAAGCCTAAAGCCCAATATGAGCCAAATCTTAAGGTTAAAGCCAAATACCCCATAACTAATTATGTGTCAACTCATAGGTTGTCCGAGTCATATGCATCATTTGTGTTTCAATTATCTACTATTGTCATTGCAAATAAAGTGCAAGAAGCATTAGCAGATCCCAAATGGACTGAGGCAATGAAGGTTGAAATGGAAGCTTTGGAGAAGAATGATACATGGGAACAAGTACCAAAACCTCAAGGAAAGAAAACAGTGCAGTGCAGGTGGATATATACCTTGAAATATGCTGCTGATGGGACACTGAACAGGTACAAAGCAAGGTTAGCTGCTAAAGGCTACACACAAACATATGTTGTTGATTATCAGGAAACATTTGCACCGGTAGCCAAGATTACTACTATCCGTGTACTACTATCTCTAACTGCGAACTTGGATTGGCCCCTGAagcagtttgatgtgaagaatgcattcttgcatGGAGATCTGAAAGAGGAAGTATACATGTATCTACCTCCAGGGTTCATTGCACATTCGCAGGAAGGAATGGTATGCAGATTGAAGAAGTCTCTATATAGGCTCAAGCAATCTCCGAGAGCATGGTTTGGAAGGTTCAGACAGTCTCTGAAGGCATTTGGCTACAAGCAGAGTAACTCATATCACACTCTCATCTTGAAGCGTAGAAGGAATAAGATAACTGCCttgattatctatgtggatgatatgataGTGACAGGAGATGATCAGGAAGAAGTAAAGAAGTTGGAAGCTTATCTATCatatgaatttgagatgaaagaccttggTGGATTAAAGTACTTCCTAGGCATTGAGGTGGCCAGATCAAAGGAAGGCATTTTCCTATCTCAAAGGAAATATGTCTTAGACCTACTCACTGAAACAGGCATGTTGGCTTGCAAACCTGCAGATACACCCATGGAGCAAAATCACAAGTTAGCAGAATATCCTGATCAAGTGCCTACTAACCGAGAGAGATATCAAAGACTAGTTGGCAGACTTATCTATCTCCCTCACACTCGTCCTGACATTGCATATGCTGTGAGTGCGGTGAGCCAATTCATGCATGCTCCAAGTGAAGACCATATGAATGCAGTATATCGTATTCTTAGTTATTTGAAGTCTGCTCCAGGCAAAGGGATTATGTTTGCTAAAAATAATCATTTGGAGGTGTTATACtaatgcagattgggctggatgTATCACTAATAGAAGATCAACCTCAGCATACTTCACATTTGTGGGAGGTAACCTTGTGACATGGAggagcaagaaacagaaagtaGTTGCTAAATCTAGTGCGGAGGCAGAATACAGAGGAATGGCCTAAGGTATTTGTGAAATGTTATGGCTACATACGTAACTTACTAAAGGACTTGGGGTTCAAACCCAAACAGGCTATAAATCTcttttgtgacaacaaggcagccacagacattgcacataatccagttcaacaTGACAGAACAAAACATGTTGAAGTGGATAGACACTTTATCAAGGACAAGCTAGAATCAAAGATTATTGATGTACCCCATGTGAAGATTGGAGATCAACTTGCAGATATTCTGACAAAAACTGTTTCTGGTAAGGTAGTCCACAACTCACTTGATAAGTTGGGCATTcaagacatctatgcaccaatttgagggggagtgttgacatGAGCTGtatcaattaattaaattataatttatcTTGTATATCGATTAGATTTATTTTGTGTATCAATTAACATTAGTGCTATGGTTAACGTAGATTAGGATTGATTACATTCTTTTCTGTATATGGATGTATCACTATATAAACTTTCTTGAGAGATGAATAGCCATATGACATTATTCCCATATACTTTCTGACAAAGTGTTTTCCAAGCGTGATCTCTGCACGAGAAAATTACGCCCTCATTCTTGTCATCAACAAAGTCAGTGGAGCCTACGAAAACTATGTAGTCATCGGTGGCCGGCAAATAGCCAACACCATGAACGATGATCGCCTTGTTATTTGGGGAGAAACCCGGATCAGGTGATTTCTTGAAGAATCCGGTTGATGGGCTCCACATATAATATATTTGCTCATCAATTGCGAGAAATACAATACCATTGCAAGAGCCTAGTGGCATGACATCATTGGCTGGTGGGCGGAGAGGAAGTTTGAGCTTCCTAACAGAGGAACGGTCTCCAAACGATGGCGTCTCCAAGTCAAGGGATTCGAGTCGAGGGGTGGTGGTGGAGCAGAGGAGTCTACAAGTTAGGGTTTTGTGCTCACGAGCTGCTTGAAATTGGGACTCGGCGAATTTTGGGTctgagagaatgatgaaatggaAACGTTTGGAAACGCTGGTGAACTGGAGTAACAATTTCACGGGAAGCCAGGAGAGGATAAGCACTATCATCTCTTTGGGTAGGGTTGCTTCCGCCATTGCACTATCATCTCTTCAGGTAGGGTTGCTTCCGCCATTGCACTATCAATATTGAAACGAAACGATGAAGTATGGTTTGAGAGCTAATAGAGTAGTGAGTAGTGATAGGGAGACGACcgtaaatgaagattaaggcctcgtttggttcgcggaaagtaagcatcagaaaaggaaagttgttcatttcctgtgtttgggatgcaaaaggaaatgaaatattttcctgaagcaaaggaaaatagGCGGGAAAATAGTTTTTTCCATActccaaatgaatcactttctCCCATTCTTTCCTTACATTTATTACTTATAACACATTATTTTATTCTATTAATTAcatactttttaacaactttccagataactttccttacatCACCAAATATCGGAATGAAAAGTTCTTcggaaatttcatttcccttcctatgaaaaagacaaagaaactACTTTTCTTTCTGCGAACCAAACAGGCTAAGGGCGGTCGTGGGTTTGCTATAGATGAAGGGAGGAGTGATATCAATGGAAAAAGGTTGAATTATTGATGTGAAGGCCAAATTTGCATAAATGAAGAATTTGAACCGAGGGCCAATTAATGTCAGCGTGATTGGACCGGCTAAAGGGGATGTGAGTGAGGTGACAAGTCGCTGCATGCGTCAGAGAAGCTTTGAACTTCAGAAGCAAGCTGAACTTTGTGATTTTCGAGGGAGTTGAGCACGGCAGCAGAGCATCGAAGCATGTGATTGAGAAAAGGATGCTTTGGCCTTTTGGCGGCAGGTACGCATTGGGAAGGAAACTCTTATGAAATGAAAGTGGGTTTTAAAAACGTGATAGTGGGGGGTTGGATAATCTTGGGTCGAgtattt
Above is a genomic segment from Rosa chinensis cultivar Old Blush chromosome 3, RchiOBHm-V2, whole genome shotgun sequence containing:
- the LOC112194166 gene encoding putative F-box protein At3g16210, with amino-acid sequence MAEATLPKEMIVLILSWLPVKLLLQFTSVSKRFHFIILSDPKFAESQFQAAREHKTLTCRLLCSTTTPRLESLDLETPSFGDRSSVRKLKLPLRPPANDVMPLGSCNGIVFLAIDEQIYYMWSPSTGFFKKSPDPGFSPNNKAIIVHGVGYLPATDDYIVFVGSTDFVDDKNEGVIFSCRDHAWKTLCQKVYGNNVIWLFISQESLYSDTSIYRKECNQS